A stretch of DNA from Triticum dicoccoides isolate Atlit2015 ecotype Zavitan chromosome 2A, WEW_v2.0, whole genome shotgun sequence:
AATAATCTCTTCTTAGCACTAATAGGATTAATGACGGAGATATACATGAGGAAACTTGCACTGTTGTTAAATCTAggaattgagagagagagagagagagagtaaagtTGATATTGTCATCTCTAAACATATTACTAGAAGTTAAATAAACAAAATTGCGATACTGCAAGTGTTACCAATTGCTACTCCTGTAGGAGTCGTTgggtttccccaaagaggaatggtGAAATAGAACAACAAAAAGGTTTTGCCTCAGTTAAGaatcaaggtttatcgaaccaataaGAGCTTCTAAGCTAACAGGATAAACAACACATGTGCACAAACAAACAAAAGACTTGCACCCAAcatggcaagagggttgtcaagccTCTTATCTTGCTAGCTACAAGATTAAAATAAAATAGAGATATGTAGTGGTAAAATAGTAAGGCAAATAAAAGAGCAATTTTTGTATAAGAGTTTATTAATGGAAAATAGAACCGGGGCCCATagcttcactagtggcatctctctatCGAAAACAGGCGAATGACATGGTAAACAAATTATAGTTGGGCAATTGAAAAGAttgcaatatttatgaatatgatcattcatggcataatctCATATATGCATTAGGAATATTCTCATAAAGACGCGGATTCTTGGCGGTGGGTGCGTTTGGATGGACACGTGTAGGAGAGTGACAACGTCTAGCATCGATGGTAGTATGGTCTGACAAGGTGAGTGGGTTGATCACTCCTGAAGATGGAACGACAGAACATGGCGGCGATAGTTCCAGAGCTTGCACATGTGATGCGCATTGCGGGTCGGCCAGACCGAGGGGTGCTCCCGACCCTATGCGGGCAGTTGCATGATGCCACTGGATTAGGTAGTGCTTGTTCACGCGGTTCAGGCACATTATCATGAGTGTAGGTGTTGTGACTTTGTTCACCAGATCTATGTATGCATGTTGTCAGACTCTGTTGAATAATAATAAAATGGTTGTGTGCATCtattgatgcagaggccaggggtaaaTCCTCCTTTTAAAAAAAGATCCACCAGACCTGGAAATCATCCTTCTACTGCAACCAATCCACACACATGAGTGTCAAATTTGCATGCGTTGGTCACCCTCTGACAATAGAGATTCCCTTGGAGACACCTGGTCGGGCTACAGGTCGTCCATCCACGTGGCGCTTTCCACTCGCCCGATGTGCATTCGCTGTTGTGCCGAGCACGAGCTCCGGTGCCACTACAACCTGCAACACCACTATCAAATGGCTCTGTTGTGCCGCTTAGTTCCACCCGAAGGTTACACACCCGTCCGGATCCAGACGCGAGAGGCCTAACCAAATCCACTCACGTTGCTATGGAGCGACCTCCATGCCACATGCATCTGACATAATCTCCAAAAAGGCTACATGAAGCCGACCGTTGGTTGTAGTCCGCCTCGATCCAACCATGCGGCTCTGAGCAAATGCTCTTTGTGCAACCCCATGCTACACTCGCATCCCACCAAGGCAACCTCCAAATGCACCAAATGGTATATTTTAATGGAAATTATTGTATTGAAGATGCGTTCATTTGAATCCCctcagtgggaggattgctcatttGAAGAGGAATAGGGCATGAAGGAAGAGGAGGACATTGCTTTTATCTTTATGATTCACAAGAAAAGCAGGCCGAATCATGGTGGTTCCATTTTTGGGGAGGAGTTGATTCAGAGGGATAGGAAATAGGCGCACACTAGATTAATGAAAAACTATTTTAGTTCGTCTTTGGTGTATCCAGAGCGATACTTTCGCTGCCGATTTAGGATGTCTCCAAATTTGTTCCTTAACATTGCCAAATGTGTGAAGCAACATGATTGGTCCTTTAAGTAGAGGGGGATTTACACCAGAAATCTTGGACATAGCACCATCCAAAAAGGTGACTTTCGCATTGCACATGATGGCATATGGTGTCCCCCACATGTTTCACTTATGATAACTTGGTAATGGGAGAGAGCACTTCAATCTTTTACATTAAGAAATTTGTAATGGCAGTGGTTGAAGTGTTTGGGCCAGAGTATTTGAGAGCATCCAATGCTCAGGACACGATGAAgcttttggagatgaacaaagcccGTGGATTTTCAAGTATGCTTGGCTccattgattgcatgcattggaagtGGAAGAACTACCTTGCAGCATATCATGGACAATTTGAAGGACACGAAGTATCCAGCCATCATTCTTGAGACCGTGGTCCATCAGAAGACATGGATTTTACATGCATATTTTTGGGATGTCTGgatcttgcattgacatcaatgtgCTCCAACGACCACCTCTCTTCGCAAAGTTAGTCAATGGGGAATCACCAACAATGGATTTCCAATCAAATGACCGCACATACAACATGGGCTATTACCTTGCAAATGAGATATATCCATAGTGGACTACTTTTGTGAAGCCAATTTCctgcccaccccccaccccccttcCCAAGGTAAGAAAGACTCTACTTCCATAATGCTTAAGAGACCGCTAGGAAAGATGTGGAAAGGACTTTTGGGATTTcgtaagcccaatttgctattttgCGAGGATCGACTAGGTTTGGGGATCAAGAAATTCTTTGGTGCATCATCACAATctatgtgatcatgcacaacattatTATTGAGAATGAGAGTGGGAAAGATTTTGATTACACCTTCTATGAAACCATCGGACAACCGGTGCAGCCGCGTAGAAGAGAAGACCAAATTCGACGCTTTCTTGAGGTGTACCATGGCATTCCAGATTCTGATAGGCACCCAGATCTTCAAAAGTATCTCATCAAAGAGTTGTGGGCATGGCATGGGCAACAAGACCACTATGTCATAGATGATGAACTTTGTTGTTATGTGTATTAAATTCGATGTTGTGGATTGATGAACTATGTAATAATTTTGATTTTGTGGATTGATGAATTTGATGTTATGTTTGTATTATTTGTTTCCGATTCATTTGGGATGAGTTTGATATCACACGTTTCAATATGTATGCAATTGTAGTGCCCTATTTTAGGACGGCTGTTGGAGCACTGGTGCCCTATTTTAGGGCTActataggagaagaagaaaaattgaTGCCGTAGAACTCATCTTTTGTGCCCTAAAGCAGTTTTCAATGCCCTGTTATAGTGTCGTTGTTAGAGATGCTTCAACCACAATGGACTACTTTTGTGAatgcccacccccaccccccaaggTAAGAAAGACTCTACTTCCATAATGCTTAAGCGCCCGCTAGGAAATATGTGGAAAGGACTTTtgagattttgcaagcccaatttgctattgtgcgaGGATCGGCTAGGTTTGGGGATCAAGAAATTCTTTGGTGCATCATCACAATCTATGTGATCATGGACAACATTATTATTGAGAATGAGAGTGGGAAAGATTTTGATTACACCTTCTATGAAACCATCGGACAACCGGTGCAGCCGCGTAGAAGAGAAGACCAAATTCGACGCTTTCTTGAGGTGTACCATGGCATTCCAGATTCTGATAGGCACGTAGATCTTCAAAAGTATCTCATCGAAGAGTTGTGGGCATGGCATGGGCAACAAGACCACTATGTCATAGATGATGAACTTTGTTGTTATGTGTATTAAATTCGATGTTGTGGATTGATGAACTATGTAATAATTTTGATTTTGTGGATTGATGAATTTGATGTTATGTTTGTATTATTTGTTTCCGATTCGTTTGGGATGAGTTTGATATCACATGTTTCAATATGTATGCAATTGTAGTGCCCTATTTTAGAACGGCTGTTGGAGCACTGGTGCCCTATTTTAGGGCTACtattggagaagaagaaaaattgaTGCCGTAAAACTCATCTTTTGTGCCCTAAAGCAGTTTTCAATGCCCTGTTATAGTGTCATTGTTAGAGATGCTTCAACCGGTACAACTAACATAGAAAACCTATGCTACAAGTTAATTTCTTTTGAAAATAATTGAGTATATtaacataatatatatatatatatatatatatatatatatatatatatatatatatatatatatcaatcatGTTGTAGTTATAAATTCAACTTACAGATTGAAAAAAGACAAATCATGCTATGAATGACAGTTAATTTAACCGTGCTATGAATTGGTCTCGTTAATGCCATGATGAATTTGtattttgaactaaaaccacgccatttattttggatcagatggaatatTTTTTGTTATGTTAGCTGCAAGTTAAATTTGTAACTGAAATATATCAGGTGCTCCTACACCTTTAATGCTCCCATGCTCTCAACATTCAAAAACAAATTTCAGTGTTTCACAAATTTTCAGAAATAAATGTGAATGTTCATGAGGCATGTTTCTACAACCCCTAAAATCTGCAAATCTAAACTCAAAACACACATGGAGGAAAAAAAAACAAATCTGCATGAATAGTGTAAAAAAAAGTGCCACATAAAGACAAAACCAGAAAACACACTATTCACATCCAGATTTGTATACTTTTTTGTTTCTCCATGTGTGTTTTGAAATTGATTTGAAAAATTTAGGGGTAATATTGACATCTCTTGTGAATGTTAATTTGTTCTTTTTTCAATTTTAGATTAATTTGTTGAAAATTGAAATGTTGGGAGCATGGAGTGTGGGAGCATGGATATGTACTCTGGCGCGAGCAGGCGGCTACCGGCTAGCCAGCGAGCCTGGCCGGGAGTACGGCACAGTAGACGTTCATCCACGTAAAGCCGTTCAAAACGTACCAGAAAAATCACTCAAACTCCCTCCCACCTTCCGCTCCTCTCGACGCTGCCCGCTAAACCAccgtctccctctccctcccatggccGCGCCcgccctcctctccctctcccccgcCGTCTCCAGGCACACCCACCTCCTCTTCTCCCACACCCACTCGCCTCGCCACCTCCGCCTCACCCctctcgccgcctcctcctccccctccccctccccctccccctcgccggccgccggcggcggcggcgtcttcctCTCGCCGAGCGCGCTCTCGCAGCTCGACGCGCTCGCCGCCTTCCGCTACGAGCACACCTTCCCCCACGGCAGCCTCACAGTGCGGGCCCTCACCCCGACCGACGACGCCGAGGCCGAGGTGCTCGTCCGCCTCCTCGCTTCCTCCTTCTCCAAGGACGTCAGATGGGCCCCCGCGCAGCGCTACGCCCAGCTCCTCGCCTTCGTCATCCGCCGCTACCTTTACGAGCGCCGCGGCCTCGCGCCCCACGCTGCCGTCCTAGTGGGTTTCTACAAGCCCGCCGCCGCGGAAGAAGGGGGGGAGGGCGTGGTCGACGGGGATGAGGGAGAGATGGCGTGCACCGCCGAGGTGTCGCTGGACGCGGTGGGCGCCCCGGGGGCACCGCCCACGCCAACGCCGCCGCTCGAGTTCCCTTACATCTGCAACATGACCGTGAAGACCTCGTTGAGGAGGTAACGGATAATGCTCTCTTTCCAACCACCATTTTGCCCACCTGTTTATTTTTGTAAAATAGGATAAATCTGTAcatacatgttggacattgagttgaTTGTGAAAGGGGATTCCCTGGAATTATGACCTATGGAGGACTCGAGTAAACCATTTTTTGTTTGGGATTGCTATTTGTTGCCAATTGTCACATGTGCAAATTAAAGATTTGGGTAGAGTTAAGGGATTCCTTAAAAGTATGGACTATGGATCATCTGAGTAAAAGATTTCAGCCAATTGTGACATGTGCATCCTTCAGATTGGAATTACCGTCCTCTTTTTATGTTCAACATGACCAATGATACAATTTTACTAGTATAACATAGTCCCCTACACATTTGATCAGCTATCCTGATTCGAATGAATTGAAATCCTAGCTTCTGGGAGCAAGAAGAGACCGCAATTCTCTGGCTAATTTCCGCCGATTCCCCTCATTGCTGGAACCCTGGATGAATGCATGGGTACAGACACTGGCGGAGGAGCCCAGTGGGCAAGGTGTGGCGGCCGCCACACCTTGATTCAGCACCAAATTTTTTTATACATATAAGCATGCACGTTTTCTTGGCGGTAATACTTAAGCATATAGTACTGCTTGTTGGTTTTAGACCACAGTAGATCGATTCGCCCAAGCAAACCTAGATGGAAGCACACAAGCAGACAGCTTGATTGATGTGCTGCCTAGCACATGCACACGTAGACGTGCTCGAACTGGCTCGCTTCTGCTGAACAACAATCGGATCGATTCTCTCGGCGTCTCGCTCTTGATGGATCTCTCATAACTTGGCGATAAAAAAACAGAATGGAGAAAATTTTGCTGGTGCGTGTAATTTGCATTTTTTGGGTTATTCTTTTCCttgatatgtactccctccgttcaaaaaagtttgtcccttaaatggatgtatctaacactaacttggtgctagacaTATCCATTtgtgggacaagctttttcggacggagagagtatatataagagtacatGACTGACTAGCGGTGCCCTttcaccaaaaaaagaaaagactGACTACCCGTGCCAACGCGTCACGGACTTCGCTACCAACACAACATGACCCGGTGTTCAGTTTAATATATGGGATGAGTATGAGGTGTGCCGGACAGCTAAATAATTTGATGGTGTATTACATTGAAAAAAATGATATTCAAAAGTTGATATATTGCTATAATTAAGGAAGACCTTGAGAAGGAGGATATGGCACTGCCATTGCATGCATCTTCTAGATGCCATTGAAAGCTTCAGTGCAGTGTGAATTGACTATTATGTTTGTGCATCAAATTTTTTTAGTTGACAGTTCGCCACACCTTATTTTTTTTTCGTCCTCCGCCTCTGGGTACAGATTCGGTTCCTCGTATGTTAGGTTTGTGTGTTCTTAGAAGGGGCATCTTGTCTGTGGATGTGATGCTGTATGGAATAAAATTGTCCTGACTCTATCCTTGTCCTGGTGTAGCTACACACCTTAATGTCGGAGAGCCAGTGGTATTTTCTAATCTGCTCCCATGGATCGATTCCTGATTCCGCAGTTTGTCATCCAGCGTTACTGCCTGACTTGGCAGTGGTGATGGCGATGTATGTTATGAGCTCTTTTAGTTAGTGATGCTCCGGTTTTGTCTTTCTGTGCTCTTCGTCTTTTCCTGGGCAATCTCGCACGAAGCAGTGGTTCGGCATCCTGTCCTGCCCAACAAAGGGCATGTTCCCGGCCACAATGTTTTCAATGAATTTTGGTTCTCACCTGTTAGTGTGGGCAGCTGATGCGTCTCTTCGGAACCTTCAAGTGCTTGTCCTGTCTTGGTCTTCTGCAACCTTTTTACTGGAGGATTGGAGAAACACAGACACAGGCACGAAGGGCGGGTTTGAAGACACGTTCATAGTATCTTGatgaaaattttgtttttatcaaggAGCCCATTGCTTGTTTTCGTTCTTTTCAAATTACTTGGTGCTCTTATACTATCTTTGTTTAATCAATAATGTTAGTTAGTTTTGCTTTGAAACATGATACAAATTTATTGTAATTCACCAAAGTAGAACAATTAGGCGAGAAATCATTTAAAAGCAGTTTTGTTTATATAACTATTGGAGTGGCCTGCGCAATTTGATAGCTAGATTTGTTTTTCTTGTATTGGATTCTTATAATATTTTCTAAAAGCTTACATCGTTATTATCTAGTCCCGCCAAAATAAGCGGTGTATATATTTTCCTTTTACCAAATAATAGCTCAACTGTAATCTGGTCCCACCAGAAAAAGGGTCTAGATCTTTCGTTTTCTCTAAATCTAATCTATACATCTAGCCCAACCAAAATAAGCGGAGTAGATTTTTTTAATCTTTCTCTCAAATATTTTGAGATTTCTATATTTCTAGATTAATGTTGGAATTTATATGCCTCCAAATGAATGTGGTACCTTGAATCTCACTTGTTGTTTAAAGATATAGATGAGTTGATTGCAAAATTGATTGGTTTAATGCCATATGGAGTAGTATATTATGTTTGCGATATTGGATTCTATTGTTGTTCTAAAACTAAAAATCTTGTTTTGCTCACCAGGAGAGGAATTGGAAAACAACTTCTTAAGGCATGTGAGGATCTGGTTGTCAAGATGGATGCCAAAACGCGTGTATATCTTCATTGTAGAATAATTGATGAAGTGCCGTTCAACATGTACATAAAAGCAGGATACGACATTGTTCAGACTGACAGTATCCTTGTTTGGCTGAGCCTCCAGAAGCGCAAGCACTTGATGCGCAAGGAATTACCGCAAGTTTCTGTTGGTAGTGATGTAcaaccttagaattttgaggggctGAACATGCCATAGCACCATCAGGTAAACATAAGTTGAATCTTGTGTGTAAATCTTATGCTTCTAGTTAGCCCTAATTGACATGTGCATATTTACTACTGTATTCTCCTTGTCAACTGGCTATGAAAAATGGTTTTTGTGGAGATGAATTTAAGTACTTGTAACATATCTTGACCTATTGTATAGCTAATATGCTCACTGATCAGAATTGATGTTTGAACATCGTAACTCTGGTGGTTTCAAAAATTGATGAAGAAATTAATTAATGTTGGAGTAAGTAGATTTTGTGGTTCTATCCTTCGTAAACTTTCCACATACATGACTAGTGATCATGTGTACAGGTCATCACAGTACACATCTATCATCTttctgaatctaaaactgttgcagAAAACGGAGAAATGAGGTTTGACTTTGGCATAGTAAAAAGAAGGAAAAGAGGGATTCTCCGGGATCTTATGGATTAGCAGAAGTTCCTGCATCATTGGTCTTCCATGTTTTTCTTATATTTGTTAAGCACAGCAAGTAATAGCTCATTCCACATATCAATTGGTCCTGGCAGGCACCAATGCGAACAATCACTGTAACCCCTCATCCACTCATTATTCCAATGAATCCCTGGGTGTGCATCAGGTCTCATAGACATAAGCTTGGTTATATCTAGGATCTCTATATTCATCCCGCCCTTTTGTTTTTTCTCCTTTTGTGCTCTGTTGGCTTCCTCAACCTGGACATCTCTTATTTCCCTTTCAATTGTACTGGTCATTGCTGTTCCTTCTCCCACTGGTTCAGTTCTGTTGCATGCTCCTCCAGTATTCCACTGGCCATTTTCAAAATGTGCCGTTGTTGCTGTCCTCACCACTGTTAACTGCAATCTGGATTCTCGGCGGCTATTCAAGTTACTGATAGCCGTCCTAAACACCCTCTGAATAGCTGAAATGACGCTGAAACTTGTGATGTTATCCTCTGAGCAGTATATGCAGCCGATTAGTTCCCCATCTTCATAGAgataatttgttctgaagaaccaaTGTGAACTAGATACAACTAAGATATTGATCTCATGCAAGTTTGCAGCTAATCTTGCATCAAGTTTATCTAAGTGCATATCATGCGATTCAACTAATGTCCCGTTGATCTCTCTTTGAGAATCTTCTACTAGAAATTTTGTCCAGAGTGCCATGAGAGTGAAGTTATAAGATCTGAAGTTCCATGTGATAAATTTATCTTTAGTGTCGCTGTGAACTTTTGTTGGAGCTTCTAACTGCATTAGTTTGTACAGTCAGATTACTCACTCTAATAGGAAGTGTTTCTAGATTTAAAGTAGATGAAGTAGAAGTGCTACAATATTGTAAGTATCTATGGTACATTTCTATAGCATTAACTATTAAGGTAGACTAAGTGGTTGATGAGTGATGACTCAATAACTGTTGCATAAAACCCATGAAGGTATGGAGGTCCGACGTACTAAATGTTACACGGTTTCAGCTTAGCTTGTAAATAAATTAGCACCTTGAACCACTATGGCTCACTGTAGGTTCTAAACATTCAGAGCAAATCAATGAAGCTACATAAAAATATGTGAATATTTAGATTACCCCATTGACATGGTGAAGGCTCCAGCAGAGTTATGATGCCCAGTTAAGATCTTTATTATCTCAACCAATAGCCTTTTGTTTTCTCTCTTGGCAACTGTAACCGGGAACATTTCTTGGACTTCCTGTTCCTGTTCCTGCCTACCGGGTCTATATATGTGTTCAGAACTTTAAAAGTGAAACTAAACAATACGCATGTTAATGTCAGGATCAGTGACGATAAGTAATATGGACATTGCATTGTTCATAACATGTATCGGAACTAAACACTGCTTACTCACCTGAGACAATAAACAGAGGAGTGACTCCATCTGGTTCCGTCCAATTGAATCCCCGACGAAAGCCAATGTCTTCCCTTGGACAATATTTAAGAATAGCTGAGGTTGAAACCTTGCCATATCACAGCCGTGTGGCTTCCACCTCCAGTTTACATAATCCATTTGTTTTCCATACTTTGCGCAGTTCTTTGAATCTGGTATCGTCGGGCATGTCATGTTAGTGTAGATTGGGCCTCCCAAATCCCTGATCCATGTTCCATTGAATAGATTGCAGTCCATTTCATTATCTTCGTCACCTGAAAAATAGTGAAATCACTATGAATTTGTTGGAGAGAAAAGCTCGCTGTGCTTCATACTGTTTGGACAATTGGACCCTACATGTATCCTCTACTTGTATGGCATTTTTGATAGTACCCAGACTCTTTAAAGGGTTGATTTTTCGGAGGCAAAAGGTCTCCTTTCTGTTGTTTATTTGTATCTGTACTTTGTCTTCTTATGTTTTGAAGGTTTATTTATCTTGCATTTTGTTTTATATGTATAAACTAATCTGATGTGGAGGGCATTGCAAGAACTGAGAAAAAGATCCCATGATATACGCTGCAACTGGTAACTGAtatttgtatatatatatgtagtacCAAACAGGCTTGGTAATCATGTACACAACCTTCCAACTCTACTATTTGAGCTTGATATAGACATTGAGCTCGTATCTTATATTCACTGCATTCATATTCCAAACTGAAAATGGAAAATAACCAATAAGTGCTAGAGAAATCTGGCACATAAATGTAACTGATGGTATTACATGAAACATAACGAgtaaataaatactccctccgtcccgaattacttgtcacagaaatggatggcgacaagtaattcgggacggagggagtatatgctagaGAGCAAGAGGTGTACCAGCGATGGCCGTCTGCTGAGAATTATGAGCTGGCTCTCTAGCGCCATAGAAAACATGCTCAGGATAATATGTCGAGGAAATAACGACGAATACGACTGCGCTTAGTATCAGCGCAAGTTTTCTTCCACAAGGAAATTTTTTGCTTGAGTTTCTGATGGGGTTTATGCCATGGAGATTTGGAGGAGGAATGCTTTCCTTGGCCATTGGTAGGTCTATGGTTGCATCACTGTATGAACTACGAAGTCACAACCCTTTCATATGGAGGACTGGGGtagggggctggtgcggtgctcgCATCGCATAGACAACTGCGCTTACTTTGTTTACTTCCTTTGTGACAAGTCTTCGTTCTTCTTCTAGGAATCACAGTATTTAAGGATGCCCCAGGTTCCCCGATCTTAATGAAGTGTGGTATGAAAGCAATCTCGATGCCATTTTATAGTCATTGTACTAGGAGATTGAGCACTGGAAATCCTCTGGGCACAGCTAGACCGCAGCTCTGACTCCAGAAAACTGCTAGCCTTGCTTAGAAGTGAAGCTAGGTCATAACGACGCCCCGGCGCCAATCCACTCCTTGAAGTCTTCGTTGAGATCACGGTAGGGATGGCGGCGGCCCGTGCATGAGAGATGGAGGTCTCCGatcagatctgggtgaaaacttttttttttttgcgggtgaaaacaTGCTATTGGCTATTGCCCAGGCTGGCGATGACGACGctgtctgcgtcgttcccttcctgaaggcatcgccgtggagaagtttaaggccactctctgctaTCTTCGGGGGAAACTCTAGATCGGTAGATCAGATGACGGCGGCTCTCtgatgtcgtttctctcttgggggcGTCATTCCTGGAGATGCACACAGGCTCGAGGGACCGGAGGACGACGTCTTTGGTGGAGCGTTGCTTCATTTTccacattgatggtggcggttcTCAACGTTGTGGAGCTGTGGAGTCTCGGCGTCTGATGcgaggagatggactcgcgcaggaggaggaagctgtctggcgtcatggtgacgttgATGACAGAGAGCCTGACAAGGTTGGTGCATCAGTTATGCTCTGAGGATGGACCGAGGGAAGATGGAGGTGACAACCCTTGCAGCGTGTGGTGCTCACTGGGAGTGTGCCAGACCGGTGTAGGACCCAATCCAGATAGTGGCTTGGACGTGAggctttagatgttaggttttGATGCGATGTCTGTTTGGCATTAGGCTCGGACGTTCGGCACGCCTTCATCATGGGGATAGGAGTAGCACCGGTGTtgctaagatggtggcttcaggcttattgATGTATCATCTCGTATGgtatttgtgaataattaataatatggcttcatgcatcgtccagatgcagaggtcaGGGGTACATCCTTCTTTTAAAAAAAGAAGTGAAGCCAGGTGCATGCTCCTTGGTTGCTGCGATCTTGGAGATGAGCCGAGGTACGAgcggttaggccaactccaccgcatgaTCCCAAATGGACGCCCGCTTTATTTGGATTTTGTTCGTTTGGGATGGCAATGGGTGCGAAAACGGACATGGGTGTCTGGCTTTTGTTGAAGGCGTCCAACGCAGCAAATGATCCCATCTTGTTCGTCTATACTACGCACGCCACGTCCCGATCCCCGGCCACACGCCTGTCGCCCCAGAGCATTCGCCGCCTAGTCGCCGCTAGCCGTCGCCTCGCCGGCGGTAGCAGCAGCCAACCCTGCTCGCCCGCCGCGCCGCGCCCCGNNNNNNNNNNNNNNNNNNNNNNNNNNNNNNNNNNNNNNNNNNNNNNNNNNNNNNNNNNNNNNNNNNNNNNNNNNNNNNNNNNNNNNNNNNNNNNNNNNNNNNNNNNNNNNNNNNNNNNNNNNNNNNNNNNNNNNNNNNNNNNNNNNNNNNNNNNNNNNNNNNNNNNNNNNNNNNNNNNNNNNNNNNNNNNNNNNNNNNNNNNNNNNNNNNNNNNNNNNNNNNNNNNNNNNNNNNNNNNNNNNNNNNNNNNNNNNNNNNNNNNNNNNNNNNNNNNNNNNNNNNNNNNNNNNNNNNNNNNNNNNNNNNNNNNNNNNNNNNNNNNNNNNNNNNNNNNNNNNNNNNNNNNNNNNNNNNNNNNNNNNNNNNNNNNNNNNNNNNNNNNNNNNNNNNNNNNNNNNNNNNNNNNNNNNNNNNNNNNNNNNNNNNNNNNNNNNNNNNNNNNNNNNNNNNNNNNNNNNNNNNNNNNNNNNNNNNNNNNNNNNNNNNNNNNNNNNNNNNNNNNNNNNNNNNNNNNNNNNNNNNNNNNNNNNNNNNNNNNNNNNNNNNNNNNNNNNNNNNNNNNNNNNNNNNNNNNNNNNNNNNNNNNNNNNNNNNNNNNNNNNNNNNNNNNNNNNagagagagagagagagagaccgatgGGAGGTGATGAGTGGGTGACAAGTGGGTCCAGGCCCGGACAAGAACGGCCAGGGAGGAGCAGAAAGCGTCCGTTCGATGTTCGCTTGACCGCAAAGCCAAATCAAATTTGCGCTCGGGATGGGGCAAAGCGGATCCGAAACGGACGCTTTTTGCGGATGGGTTTGCGCATTGGGCCGCTTTATTTGCCCGTTTAGATCCAAACGGACAGACCCGGACGatttggggtcgtgcggtggagttggccttatgcTTCATTGTTTTTCCCTTTACTGATCTG
This window harbors:
- the LOC119355323 gene encoding uncharacterized protein LOC119355323; the encoded protein is MAAPALLSLSPAVSRHTHLLFSHTHSPRHLRLTPLAASSSPSPSPSPSPAAGGGGVFLSPSALSQLDALAAFRYEHTFPHGSLTVRALTPTDDAEAEVLVRLLASSFSKDVRWAPAQRYAQLLAFVIRRYLYERRGLAPHAAVLVGFYKPAAAEEGGEGVVDGDEGEMACTAEVSLDAVGAPGAPPTPTPPLEFPYICNMTVKTSLRRRGIGKQLLKACEDLVVKMDAKTRVYLHCRIIDEVPFNMYIKAGYDIVQTDSILVWLSLQKRKHLMRKELPQVSVGSDVQP